The candidate division KSB1 bacterium region GTGCTCCCCGCGTGGGTGCAGGTGGAGGTGAAGGCGCGCTACGATAGGGCGCGGCGCACGATGAATGTGGTGGCCTTCTTGCCGGGCGCTGACCCGGCCCTAAGCAAAGAGTGCGTGGTTGTGGGTGCGCACCTGGATCACGTGGGTCGGCAGTCGCCCACAGTCTACTACCCGGGCGCCAACGACAATGCCTCAGGCAGCGCCGCGGTTATGGCTATGGCCAAGGCCTTTGCCCAGGCGGCAACCCGACCACGCAGAAGTGTCGTATTCGTGCTCTTTGCCAGCGAGGAGCAAGGGATGCTCGGCGCAGAGGCCTATGCCAACCGGCCACCTTTCCCTTTGTCGAAGACTGTTGCCATGTTGAACCTAGACTGCATCGGCATTGGCGACAGCATAGGCGTCTATGGCGGCAAGGACTTTCCGGAGCTTTTTGCCTTGGTGCAGGAGCACGACCGGCTGCACACGCGGCTCTTGAGTGCAGCAAGCGGCGGAGGTGGCGGGGCCGACGCCGGCCCGTTCCATCGTCGGGGCGTGCCGAACCTTTACTTTGCCACCACCAACGGCTATGCGCACCTGCACTTGCCGTCGGACACACCGGACACCTTAGAACCGGAGCTCTTCACGGCCGCGACGAGGCTGGCCTACCTTACCGCCTGGGCCTTAGCCGACCGCAGTCCCACAGGCATAAACCAGGAGATTCTGCATCCATGACCTCACGCGAACGACTATTGACCGCCCTTGCGCGTGGCAAGCCTGACCGCCTGCCTGCCACGCTGCACGATTGGATGAAGTACTACCTTGACCACTACCTCGGCGGCATTGACGCCTTGGAGGCTTTCCGCCGCTTTGGGCTTGATGCCTCCATCTATGTGTCGCCCTTCTTGGACATGGAGAGTCCGCAGTGGCGCGTCACCGAAGAGGTGGTGGAGGAGCGGCCTGGCTACCGGCGCTGGCTCCGCACCATCACCACGCCTGAGGGCAGCTTTGTGGCGGTGCACGAGGCGGACGAGTATACGTCCTGGATCGCCGATTACCCGCTCAAACACCCAGAGCAGATTCGCTGGATTGAGAAGTACATGCCGGTGCCGCGCCTGGACAAGGGGCTGGTGGCAGCCTGGCGGGAGAGGGTGCGGGATGACGGCATCGTGCGGGGCGTGTTGCCGTACCAGCAGCCCGGTTGTTGGCAGGATGCCTGTCAGTGGTACGGGACGCAGCAGATGATCATGGCCACCTTCGACGACCCGGCCTGGGTGCACGAGTTTCTGCGCATCCTCCGCGACAAGAAACTGGCCTTTGTGGAACAGTACAAGGGCAGCGCCTACGACCTCATCGAGGGCGGCGGCGGCGATGCCTCCACGACCGTGATCTCGCCCACCATCTTTGAGCACTTCGTGGCCCCGTATGACCGCGAGGTGCACCGCGCCTTGCACGCGGTGGGGATGCGGGTGGTCTATCACACCTGCGGCGGCATGATGCCCATTTTGGAGAAGATTGTGGGCTTGGACGTTGACGCCATAGAGACGTTGACGCCGCGCGAAATCGGCGGTGACGTGGACCTGGCGGCGGCAAAGCGGCGCGTGGGCCAGTACGTGTGCATGATCGGGGGGATGAATCAGACGCACGGTTTCACCTATGGCACGCCGGAGAAGGTGAGGGAGATGGTGCTCAAGAACTTTGCCGCAGCCGGTCCTGGCGGGGGCTATATTCTCAGCACGTGTGACCACTTTTTCCATGCGCCGGTGGAGAACCTGCAGGCCTACGCCGATGCGGCGCGGGAGTGCGTGTACTGAGAGCGGTCAGGAAGGAAAAATGCGAACGGCACTCATATGAGTGCCGGTTGTGTGCATGTGCATCTTGCCCCGCTCCATGCGGGCGAGGCTAATGGTTTTCTTGAGCTGTTGTACCCCTGTTCTTCTTCCGTGCGCCGCGAGACGCTCAGCGAAGGGATGCGTGCGCCCGGTGCATTAAGCGGGGCTACTTAGAGGCGGCCTGCTTCTCTTTCAGCCTGCGTATTTCGTCGCGCAGCCGCGCTGCGTCTTCGTACCGCTCTTCTGCCACGGCCCCTTCCAGCTCGGCCGTGAGTTCCTGCAAGCGCTCCTCGAGCGATACGTCACGCTCCCTGGCCTCCTGCCGGTCAAACACGGCCGCCTTGGCCATCACCTCCTCCGCCACAAAGATCGGCGCGTTCATCCGCAGGGCCAGCGCAATGGCGTCGCTGGGACGCGCGTCGATCTCCCGTTTCTTGCCGTCAAGTTGCAGCCCGATGGTGGCGTAGTACGTGTTCTCGCGCAGCTCGGTGACCACAACTCTCGACACCTTCGCGTCGAGGGATTCCAGGAGGTTCTTCATGAGATCGTGGGTCAGCGGACGGGGAGGCTCTACCTTCTCCAGTTGCAGAGCGATGGCCTGTGCCTCGGTGGAGCCAACCACGATTGGCAACCAGCGATTGTGCGCGTCGTCGCGAAGCACGACGACAAAGCGACTCGTCGCGGTGTCCAACGTGACCCGATCAACTCGTACCGAGACTAACATGTGAGTGACCTCATGTAAATTTCGCGCCCCGTCCCCGGCAGGGCCGTTCCCGGAAGTTGATTGGAGCTTGACTACCGGTTTAATTATAGCAAATAATATGGGAAGTGTCAAGTGCTTTTTGTGCACTGCGCCAGAGATATGCGCGTGTGCGCCTTATCCAGAAGCTCCAACACCCACGGGGTGACCTCCTGGATCGAGCCCAAGCGCCCAAGCTGATCCTTGCCCTGTCCCCAGACCAAAGTCATTGCCGGATTGCGCGTGTGCCCCTTGACTGAGAGGTCCTCGATATTCCCGTGGTCGCTAGTGAGCAGCACCGTACTTTGCGCCAGGTCAGAAGCGCTCAGCACAGCGGTCAGAAAAGCTTCCAGTGCTGCGAGGACGGCCGTCGCATGCCGCAGGTCGCCTGCATGTCCTGCGCGGTCGGTCTGGAAGTATTCGTACAGGCAGAAATCATACTGGGCCGCTTGCCTCGCGAGAATTGTGCCGGCCTCCGTGGGCGAAAAGAGCGGCACGTCGTGTCCTCGCCGCCGCAGCGACTCGTTGGTAAAGTCCTGGTAGACGCAGCGGCGAGCACGGAGGTCGTCGAGGTCGAAGAAGGGCAGGCCGGCGTACAGATTGCACACGGTGGTTACGGAAAGATAGCGGATGATTTGAAACGGGTCATAGTCAAAGAAGGGTGGGCGGAATGCGTTGAGAAAGGCGGCCGTGTATCCGCGCTCCCGCACCTGCTTGAGCAGTGAGTGCTGCGCAATGACCTCGCGGAGGCGCCCATTGGGGAACCCGTTCAGGTGGCGTCCCAGCAGTTGTGCGGCATTCACACCGGTGAGGAGGGCAGTCTGCCCGGTGGCACTCTGGGGCAGACCTGGAACGCCCAGGGTGGCGTCCAACCCGCGCGCGACCCCGTCAAAGGGGACAGGCTCCGCTCGTTCTCGGTCCTGGAAGTTGTTGAAAAACCGCAGGCCGGCGGCAGTGCAGGGATTGGCGGCGGGGTCAGAGCGGCCGATGCCGAGGCCATCCACAAAGATCATGAGCAGGCGCATCTCAGTAGAGGCGGGTGATGTCAGCACCCGCAAAGTAATGGTTGAGAATCTGCCGGTAGTCTTTTCCGTGGCGCAGCGCCATCATTGCGGCGCCGGTTTGGCACATCCCCACGCCGTGACCAGACCCCGCGCCGCGTATGCGGAACACGGCCTGGCCCCCAGGGCCCTCCTCCCTGTCAAAGACCACGCACGAGCTGCGCAGCGGCGGATCAGCGAGAGCCTTCCGGATGGTGAGCTCACGGGCTACAGTCACTGTGCGGAGGGTACCGCGGACCTGCAGGCGCACGAGCCTCCCGGATACCCCACGTTCCAAAGGGACAAGCTCGAGCACCTGGCCAGGGTCCTGACCGGTGGCTGAGGTCACCGTGCGTCGCAGCTCATCCGCGCTCACGCGGAGGTCCCAGCGAAAGGAGTCTTTGGCGTAACCAAAGCCGGTGGGGACAGACTCCTCGCCCACGTTGCAGAATACCGGAGGGCGAGCGGCGATCCACCTTCGCACCACCTCCTCGCGCGAGAGGTCATAACGCCCGGCATAGGCTGCGCCTTCCTCGGTTTCCACCACGCCGCGAAGGTAGGGCTGGGCTGGACCTTGCCATACGTGCTCATTGCTTTCAGTGTGGCCTCCGCAAAGGCTGGAATAGACCGCCTCGCACAGCTGCCCCTTGTAAGTGAGCACTTCGCCGGCCGTGGCGCGCACAGCCTCGGTGCTTCTGTCTTTCTCTGCGGTTATGCCGCCGTAAACCTGGCAGTGCACATCCGCACAGACCTCGAAGGGGTCATCGGGGTGGCGACTCCCCATGGTGTAGAGCACCATAGTGCGTGCGGCCACCGCCTGCGCTTTCAACGCCTCCAGGGGGAACTCCCCGCTCATTTCCGAGGGGACCACGCTGCGTAAGTAGTCATCCAAACTCACGACATTCACCGCCGTCACCTTCCCCCACCGGTCCACCATGAAGACCATAGCACCACGGAAGAGGCGGTTCTCCTGCCGCTCGTACACATACCCCTTGCCGACCACTACCCCCTTGATGGCCACGCGTGAACCCTCCACGCGGACGGGCAGCTTGGAACGCAGGGTGAGGCCTGTCGCAGGCTCAGTCAGCACAAGCACCCCTTCTGGCTGGCCCGGCTCCTGGACGATGGTCGTCCAAGTGCCCCTCACCGCGCTCTGTCCCTTTTCCGCTTCCTGGCGGCTCGAAAACACGCGATTGAGCCGCACGCGATAGCTCCGGTAATCGCGGAGCAGCTTGCCGGCGACTTCCACCTTCTTTCCCAAGACGTCCAGAACGACATCCAGTCCTTTGGCGCGGAGTTCGGCGAGCAGGCGCTCGGCCGCAACGCGATCCTTGGTGGTTTGCACGACAAGAAGAAAGACAGGGGACGCCGGACGGCCGTTCTCGACAGTCGCCCGCCATACCGACCGCGGTTTGCCTTTGTCCAGGAGCACGCGGCCGCTGGCATCAACTATGCGGAATGCGTCGGCAGTGGCAAAGTCCACGGACGCTTGGTTCTGCACAATCCCCACGCGGATTTCCATCGTGACTTCTGGGGGTGGAGTTGGAGGGAGTGGTGTGGGGACCCTCGGCGCGCAGGCAAACCATAAGGCCACGGCGCCGAGGAGCGCGGGGCCGACAGCGGTCCGCAAAAAAGCAGCAGGTCCGTTCCCGCCAGTGGGTGGTCCAACGGGAAAGCCCACCCGCCTACGGCTTGGACGGGTGCTACCGTAGTGCTTGCCGGCTTTCCCGCAACCGCCGCGACGAAGGGTGTGTGAGGGTTTCCCCATGGCCGAGCAGAACCTTCTTAGAACACCTGTTACGTTCAGGGGAGGAACATGCGACCGCCGGCGTGCTTGGCCTGGACACTCATCTGTAGCCATACTCGCGGAGCAGTGTCTCGTCCGAACGCCACTTCTCGCGTGCCGCCACCCAAAGCTTGAGAAAGACTTGTCTACCCAGAAACTGCTCTATTGCGAGGCGAGCAGCCTTGCCAAGCTCCTTCAGGGCCTGGCCGCCTTTGCCAATGAGAATTGCCTTTTGCGATGGGCGCTCCACTATGATGCGCGCGCTGATAAAGTCCTTCCCTTCTGCTCGCTCCTTGAACTCTTCGATCTGAACAGTAGTGGCGTAGGGGATTTCCTCGCCGTATCGTTCAAAGATCTTTTCCCGAATGAGCTCCGCCACGAAAAACCGCTCTGGATGCTCGGTAAGTTGGTCTTCCGGGTATAAGGGCACACCCTCTGGCAGGCGCTGCACAATGGCCGACTTGAGGTCCTCCAGGCCGTCATGCGTGAGCGCAGAGATGGGGACGATCTCCACATCGGGGAACTGCTCGGCCAGCTGAGCAATGAGGGGGAGCAAGGTCGCCTTGGCGACCAAGTCGATCTTATTCAATGCGATGAGCACAGACTTGTTGCCCGCGCGGACTTGCTTTATCATCTCCAGGTCCTCTTCCCGGAGAGGGGTCGACACGTCCAGCAGGCAGACGATGACGTCCGCCTCCGCCATGGCACGTTCGGCGGCGCGCACCATCGCCGCCTGCAGTGCATAGCGGGGCTGAATCAGACCGGGTGTGTCCAGGAGGATAATCTGGCATCCCGGCTCGGAGAGGATGCCCAGGATGCGGTGGCGGGTGGTCTGCGGTTTTGGGGTCACGATAGAGAGCTTGAAGCGCAAAAGGGCGTTGACCAGCGTGGATTTACCCACGTTGGGTTTGCCCACCAGCGCCACATAGCCCACGCGGATCGGGGGCTGCGAGTCAGGTGCAGAGACCATCACAAGTAGGCATCCAGTGTATGGGCGGCGAACAAGCGCTCGAGGAGCTCCTCCGCGCCGACGATCTTCAAGGAGTGGGCAAAGCACCCTTTCTTGAGGCACCCCTCGATGACCCCGCGCGGCAGATGCAGGACAAAGGTGGGCGAGGAGCAGACGGTGCAGGTCTCCTGGCCCTGGAGAGAAATGCCGCAGTGTGGGCAGAAGAACTCCACCACCCCGCCTTCAGGCACGTCGATGGTGCACTGATGCTCAAAACTCCCGTACACCGGGTCCAAGTTGATGAACCCTTCCTGTTCGCCGTGGCGGATCTTCACTCGGATCGATGGGAAGCCGCCGATCTTGACCGACTCGTCCATAAGATTGCAGCCACGGCCGCAGGCGGCATGGCTGATGTGCACCGATTTGGAGGGGACCTCCAGTTCGATCTTCTCGGCTTTAATGCTCATACCAGCCTCCCATGGCGGCACGGGGACAAGCTATCTCCTATGCCGCTCGCTCCAGTAGTACTTTTGCGTTTCGCTGACGACAACGCTTGAAAGTCCCAACAGACCCACCAAGTTTGGCACGGCCATCAGCCCGTTCATAACGTCAGCGAACGACCACACCAATTCCAGCTTGCTAACCACCGCGCCAACAAATACCATGACGCAGAACAGGGCGCGATAGGGTTTCACCGAGGCCGGGCCCAACAGGTATTCCAAGGACTTTTCGCCGTAGTAGCTCCAGCCGATGATGGTGGAGTAGGCGAAGAGGATGAGCCCAACGGCCACGATTATGCCGCCGCTGTTGCCGGGAAGGCCATGGTTGAACGCGCGGGTGGTCAGTTCCGCGCCGGTGAGTCCGCTGGTCCACAGGCCAGTAGAGATGATCACAAAGCCCGTGAACGAGCACACTACGATGGTGTCGATAAATGTCTGAGTCATAGAGACCAAGGCCTGGGTCACTGGGTTGCGGGTCTGAGCGGCGGCTGCGGCAATGGGTGCGCTCCCCAGCCCGGACTCGTTGGAGAAGACGCCACGCGCCACTCCCCAGCGAATGGCCTCTCGCACCGAGGCACCCATGAATCCACCTAACATGGCTGTGCCGGTGAAAGCACCTTTCATGACTAAAGAAAAGACGGTGGGAACTCCTCTGTAGTTGAGAACTACGACGACCGTGGCTCCCAGCATGTAGAAGACAATCATCACCGGCACCAGGAGGCTTGCCACCCGTCCGATGCTCTTAATGCCGCCCAGCAGCACCAGAGCGGTGGCCACCGCCATCACCAAGCCCACGAGCCAGGATGGGACTACCGGGAAAGAGGTGCGCACCGCTTCGGCCACGGAATTGGATTGGACGATGTTGCCGATGCCAAATGCAGAGACCGATGCGAACACGGCGAAGAGCGTACCCAGCCACTTGGCGCCCAAGCCCTTGCTCAGGTAGTACATGGGGCCGCCGCTCATGGTGCCGAACTCGTCCACCTCGCGATATTTGACCGCGAGCACCGCCTCCGAGTACTTGGTGGCCATGCCAAACAAGCCGGTTATCCACATCCAGAAGAGAGCGCCGGGACCGCCAGCGGCAATAGCGGTAGCGACCCCGGCGATGTTCCCGGTGCCCACCGTGGCGGCCAAGGCGGTCATCAGGGCCTGAAAGTGAGAGATGTCCCCCTCGGTTGCGTTTTCTTCTTTGCGTTTGACCAACGCCAGGTAGAGGGAATGAAGTAAACCATGGAACTGCAACCCGCGGAGACGGAACGTGAGGAAGATGCCGGTTCCAACCAGGAGCACCAGCATCGGAGGACCCCACACGACGTCGCTCAGCCCTCTGAAGAAGCGCAGCAGTGTTTCCTCCACCTCGTTCTCCTTTGCTCGTCGGATTCAAGCCTGGTCACATCATGGGCGGTCTCAGGCAGGCCTCAGTACGCCTTGGCTACCAGCACCCGGTGTTGCGAGGGCTGGCCGCAAAGCAGGCAGGGGCCTCGGTCCTCCACGTGCTGGAACGGGATGAGCCGGATGGTTGCTTTGGTTTCCTCCTGGAGGCGGTCTTCACAAGATCGTTCGCCGCACCAATCGACCCAGAAGAAGCCGCCGGGATCCTCGACCATGCGACAGAGCGTGGCCCAGTCCGTGACCACATGCGTGTGGCGATCGCGGAACTCGAGGGCGCGCGCGAAGAGGTCCTTCTGCATAAGTTCCAGTTCCTCGACAATGGCCTCCGGCAATGCGGGGGCGGAAACCATTTTCTTCTGCCGCGTATCGCGCCGGACCAGCACAGCCTGCTGGTTTGCCATGTCCCGCGGTCCCACCTCAACGCGGATGGGCACGCCGCGCTGCTCCCACTCGTTGAATTTCCATCCTGGGCGATAGTTGTCGCGGTCGTCGACTTTGAACGTGACGCGGCCATGCCAGGAGGCGGTGAGTTGCCGCACGTAGCTTAAAACCGCCTCGCGCTCCTCGTCGCCGGTCCAAATAGGAACTACCACCGCCTGCAGGCTCGCGAGCCGTGGCGGGAGCACAAGGCCGTTGTCGTCGCTGTGGCACATGATGAGGGCGCCAATGAGCCGCGTGGAAACGCCCCAGCTGGTGGCCCACACGTACTGCTGCTTGCCCTCCTCGTCTTGGTAGGTGACGTCAAAGGCCCGGGCAAAGTTCTGCCCCAAGTTGTGCGAGGTGCCGGCTTGCAAGGCGCGCCGGTCCTGCATCATGGCCTCGATGCAATAGGTGCGCACCGCCCCGGCAAACTTCTCCTTGTCGGTTTTGAGGCCCACGAACACAGGGATGGCCATGTAGTCCTCAGCGAAGCGACGGTAGAGGTCGAGGATGAGCAGGGCTTCCTTTTCCGCTTCCTCTTCAGTGGCGTGTGCGGTGTGGCCTTCTTGCCAGAGGAACTCCGTGGTGCGGAGAAAGAGGCGGGTACGCATCTCCCAGCGCACCACATTTGCCCACTGGTTGATGAGCAGAGGTAGATCCCGGTGCGAGTGAATCCAATTGCGGTACATGGCCCAGATGATGGTCTCCGAAGTGGGCCGTACCACTAGTGGCTCCTCCAACTTCTTGCCACCACCGTGGGTAACCACCGCACACTCCGGGGCAAAGCCCTCCACGTGCTCGGCCTCTCGCCGTAGGTAGCTCTCAGGGATGAAAAGGGGAAAGTACGCGTTCACGTGGCCGGTCTCTTTGAACATCCGGTCAAGGGTGCTCTGAATCTTTTCCCAAATGGCATAGCCGTTGGGGCGGATGACCATGCACCCTTTGACCGGCGCATAGTCTGCGAGTTCCGCAGCGGCGATCACGTCGGTGTACCAGCGAGCATAGTCCTCGTCTCGGGGGGTTATTCCTTTAGCCATACTCCTCCTGTTGCCAGCGATGAAGGGTAAATATCGACATCATCGCGCCTCGAGCTAACCAGGCGCGATTGTGCAAAAGATAACGCAATGGAGGGACAATGTCAAGGGGTTTCAGGGGCGAGCGAAGGAAAGGCCCGACGGCAACTGCCGCGGATGAGGAAGGGCGCGCGGGCAAGCCTCAGGGAATTGTCGGGAGCAATGCCGCACTCCGCTGCCCCTGAGTGCGCCCGCGCGCCTTGTGAGTCTTCGGCTATTTCAGCACTGCCATCTTCCGCACCTGGTCAAAGTCGTTCACCCGCAGGCGGTAGAAGAAAAGCCCAGTGGGCAAGTTGGACGCGTCGAACGTCACGCGATGGACGCCGGCCTCCTGCACCTGATCGACCAGGGTAGCTACGACCTCGCCCAACACGTTGTACACCACGAGCTTCACCTTTCCCTGTTCCTTGAGCTGGTACACTATCTCCGTGGATGGGTTGAACGGGTTGGGATAATTCTGGCGCAAGGCGTAGCTACGTGGTGCGGCCACCTCCACACACTGCGGTTCGGTGAACTGGATGGCACCGTCGGTGTCGATTTGCTTCAAGCGATAGTAGTATACTCCAGCGGCAAGATCGGAGTCTACGAACTCATAATTCTGGTGCCTAAGCGTGGTGCCTGCCCCTGGGATAAATACTATCGTCTGGAAAGAAACCCTGTCCCTGGACCGCTGTACTTCAAAGCCAAAGTTGTTGCTCTCGGACGCGGTCTTCCAGGTCAAGCGCACGCGCGGGCCAGCCTCGGCCTGCTCCACGCTAGCTATGAATTCGATGAGCTCTACCGGCAGCGCTGACTGCCCGGCGTATTGGAGGTCTTCGTTTGTCGTCACGTAGCGGAGATAGGTCACCGCACCTTTGAAGGGGCCGTTGCGCACGTTTTCGAAACGCATGAACAGTGTATCTCCGGCCTTCCATTGGGCTGAACCACCGGCAAATAGGGCCAAGGCAAGGCTCCACATCCCTTCCTTCTGCGTGAGCCCCACTAACGTGTCCAGTGGGTCGTTCGTCAGGCGGGCCGTGTACTGGATGTCCGCAGAGTCGGGTTTGCTCAGGTCCGGATTCAACACTTGTCCGTAGACAATAGCAGTGAGGGGCCCCTGCGCCGCGGCAGAGCCAGGAAGTGTCACTGCCGCCAGAAGCATCAGCACGAAGCTCAGCAGGCCTTTCATACCATCCTCCCTAAGGAATTCTTTCATGGCAAAGCCCGTGAGGGTCAAGTGCCCTCAATGGTCATTCCGCGCGACCTGTTGCAGTCTGCCCTTCGCCAGATACGCCGGTCGTCATGCTTCCGGATGGCCACTGGTTAGGTGCAGACTGGTTCACCAAGAGCAGGACCGGCTCGCCAGGGCTTAGGGCGAAGTTGGTGCCTATTCCAGGCGTCGGCAGCCAATACTGGGTGAAGGCGTTGGTGGCCGGCTCGATGCGGTAGAGGGCCTCCACGCCGCCGATGCTGGCCGCCAGTTGCGCGGCGTTGGTTATGGTCAAGCGATCCAACGGCACGCTAATCTCGTTATAGGTCCGCGTCTTGGTCTTGGCGAGGTTGAAACGCACCGCGCCGGGATAGGGCACCGACCCCACCATGAACCAAGTACTCGGGGCATCGCCCTTCAAGTTGACCAGGCAGGCCATCCCCGGCGTGATGGGGAAGTTAGTGCCGATGTTCAAGTCGGCCAGCCAGTAGGTGGTGTAGGCGTTGGTGCTCGGATCCAGCTTGTACACCGCAGCCACACCTCCGATGTTTGCGGCCAAGGACTTGGCGTCGGTAATGCTCGGGTCGATCAGCGGCAGGGAGAGGTGCGTATACTTCCGCGTCTCCCCCTTGTTCAAAACAAAGCCGTAGTGGCCAATGCGGTTAGAGGGGCCAGACATGTTATTGTCGTCCATGGCCACCACCATGTAGAAGCGACGCAGGCCCTCGATGTTGAGCACTATAAAGGTATCCGGCACCGAGCCCAACAGAGTGGCGCCCTCGTCACCCACGTTGAAGTAGGCGTTGGTCGGGTGGGCGTAGACACGGTAGGTGATGCGCGAACGCTCGGCTGAACCGTCCACACCTTTAGTCACCTTGGGCCAGAAGAGCTTGACCTGGTTGCTGATCTTGCGTATCGTCGCTTCGGCGATCGCGGCCGGTGGGATGTCGTCCGTGGCACCACCGCGTCCCTTGGTGAGTGGCGACACGAGCTGCGTCGTCGTCAGAGACCCGGCTACTATCGGGTGACCCTGTTCATCTTTTGGAGGAACTGCAAACAGATAGCCGTCCGGCAGAGGGATAGCGTCTTCATCTGGCGCTATAGAAGCCGCGCCCGTGAACGTAGGCGGATTCTTTACCGCCTGCACGTAAAAGTCCGAGATCACATTGTCGTAGGTTGGTACCACGACGCGCACCGAGTCCGCTTCGGTCTGGCGGGGGTCGGTAGCCTGCACCGTGCCCCAGTGGAATAGCTTGTTTTCCACTACCCGGTAGATTTGGTAGTAGTCGATGATATTGACCGTGCCGATGCCCGGATGGTTCTTCGAAAAGTCCCAGATCAACGTCACATAGCCGCCCTGGTCGCCTCTGCCGTCTGCCCCCTTGTAATCTTTCACAGTAAGCTTATCCGGGGCGTCGATGACCGCTTCTTGCACCACAATAGGTTCAGACGAACCGTTCACCCCTGGATCGGTGAGCTTGTAGACGGTAATGACCAGGTTGGAGGTGGTGTCGAGGCAAACGATCTGGAACACCCCCTCACCCTTGGTGAGTCGTTGTACGCCAGTGGGCAAAATGACCCGCTGCTTGTTGGCAGCAAAGAGCAAAGGCACCGTAAAGTTCGTGTCGGTCTTGGCATGGGAATCCTTGGCGATGACCTTAATATCGAAGGGTACACCGGTGAACTGATTCCCTTCCTTGTAAAGCTGGCTGACGATGAAGTGGCTGGCAGTGGCGTCGATAACGCCTATCCAAGAGGTCTGGACGTTGCCATTGTCCTCGCCGGTAATGTCATCGTGAATCACGTTGGGGCTCGTCAATCGAACGGTGCCGGTCTGGGTTGGTGCCCACTGCGAGTAGGGGGCCACATTCAAGAGAACGCGTGCGCTACTGGGCTGGCTCACAGATGCCAACGCCGGGGTGAAGCCCATGATGAGGGAAAAGTCGGTCAGGTCGAGCCCTTGCACTCGTTCGCTCATCAGGATCTCCACGGTGGTGGTGGAGATGGTCCGGGCGCTCATGATAGCCGGACCAGCCTTGTCGCTCTCCAGGGACAGCCCTTCGCCCAGGGCGGCCATCACATTGTCGGCCCAGTCCGCGAATCCCTTTCCCGTTTCGACCATTACGTCCGGCACGTCGCCTGTATCGCCACCATATGGGGTGGCCGGCGGACCACCAGCCGTCGTCTCATTGAAAGAGATGTAAGCCTCCACCGTGTCGCCGAAGGAGTTAATGGCCGTGGGCTTGTAATAGGCATGCGAGGGGTTGTACACGTTCATGTCCAGCGCCAGGCCGCCCTTGGCACCGTCGTAGCCCACGATACGCCAGTTCGCGGCCTTGAACGATGCCTTGGGGAAAATGGGCGACAGGGGGTCGAACACGAAGCGATAATGGTCCAACTTTCCGTCGGCGTCAAAGTCTTGTGTATACAGCCCCAAGAGGATGGGGGCGATGTTGTCTCGCTTCACCTTGACATCAGAGCCAGTCCCGGAGAAGCCGACGATGCTGCCGTCGTCATCCCATTGCAGGTTGCCGTTGGGGGTGGGAGCCACGTCGTAGACCACGCTGGTGCCGTAGAAGTTGACAAAACCGCTGTCAGTCTTGGTCCACGTGCTCCCGGTGCTGTTGAGGTAGATGACGTTATCCTGATTGGTGCCAGACAGCCCGGTGAAAAAGACCTTGGTTCCGGCGGCGTTAAAGTTCCTGATCCCCACGAACCATTTGAAACGCGACGGCGCTTGGGCGCCAGCTTCGGTGGTGGGCCAGCCCGCAGTGTTCACCTTCTCGCTGAACGTGAGACGAATCCGATTTCCGCCTGCGGTATAGGCTTCGATGAGGGCCGGCCCCGCCCCGTCGA contains the following coding sequences:
- a CDS encoding T9SS type A sorting domain-containing protein — protein: MKGLLSFVLMLLAAVTLPGSAAAQGPLTAIVYGQVLNPDLSKPDSADIQYTARLTNDPLDTLVGLTQKEGMWSLALALFAGGSAQWKAGDTLFMRFENVRNGPFKGAVTYLRYVTTNEDLQYAGQSALPVELIEFIASVEQAEAGPRVRLTWKTASESNNFGFEVQRSRDRVSFQTIVFIPGAGTTLRHQNYEFVDSDLAAGVYYYRLKQIDTDGAIQFTEPQCVEVAAPRSYALRQNYPNPFNPSTEIVYQLKEQGKVKLVVYNVLGEVVATLVDQVQEAGVHRVTFDASNLPTGLFFYRLRVNDFDQVRKMAVLK
- a CDS encoding sodium:alanine symporter family protein, with translation MLVLLVGTGIFLTFRLRGLQFHGLLHSLYLALVKRKEENATEGDISHFQALMTALAATVGTGNIAGVATAIAAGGPGALFWMWITGLFGMATKYSEAVLAVKYREVDEFGTMSGGPMYYLSKGLGAKWLGTLFAVFASVSAFGIGNIVQSNSVAEAVRTSFPVVPSWLVGLVMAVATALVLLGGIKSIGRVASLLVPVMIVFYMLGATVVVVLNYRGVPTVFSLVMKGAFTGTAMLGGFMGASVREAIRWGVARGVFSNESGLGSAPIAAAAAQTRNPVTQALVSMTQTFIDTIVVCSFTGFVIISTGLWTSGLTGAELTTRAFNHGLPGNSGGIIVAVGLILFAYSTIIGWSYYGEKSLEYLLGPASVKPYRALFCVMVFVGAVVSKLELVWSFADVMNGLMAVPNLVGLLGLSSVVVSETQKYYWSERHRR
- the proS gene encoding proline--tRNA ligase translates to MAKGITPRDEDYARWYTDVIAAAELADYAPVKGCMVIRPNGYAIWEKIQSTLDRMFKETGHVNAYFPLFIPESYLRREAEHVEGFAPECAVVTHGGGKKLEEPLVVRPTSETIIWAMYRNWIHSHRDLPLLINQWANVVRWEMRTRLFLRTTEFLWQEGHTAHATEEEAEKEALLILDLYRRFAEDYMAIPVFVGLKTDKEKFAGAVRTYCIEAMMQDRRALQAGTSHNLGQNFARAFDVTYQDEEGKQQYVWATSWGVSTRLIGALIMCHSDDNGLVLPPRLASLQAVVVPIWTGDEEREAVLSYVRQLTASWHGRVTFKVDDRDNYRPGWKFNEWEQRGVPIRVEVGPRDMANQQAVLVRRDTRQKKMVSAPALPEAIVEELELMQKDLFARALEFRDRHTHVVTDWATLCRMVEDPGGFFWVDWCGERSCEDRLQEETKATIRLIPFQHVEDRGPCLLCGQPSQHRVLVAKAY